The following are encoded in a window of Lactobacillus acidophilus genomic DNA:
- the hslU gene encoding ATP-dependent protease ATPase subunit HslU — MAIKTPKEIVKILNEYIIGQDEAKKSVAIALYNRYRRMQLPKQMQREITPKNLLMAGPTGVGKTEIARRLATIVEAPFVKVEATKFTEVGYVGRDVESMVRDLVGEAVRMEEKDQFARVKPQATKEANKELVRLLAPGEKREKRENQVQQMQDMMSMLMGGMNNQTNNNQEEISEEVRNQRMDVAEKLNKDLLEDREVTIEVEQAPKANPMSDMMGQMGMDMGSMLNDIMPKKKVKRTLPVREAREVLIQEESRKLVDYDTIYQRAIERSQNNGIIFIDEIDKIIAGNKRNSGEVSREGVQRDILPIVEGSTVNTKYGPVSTDHILFIAAGAFAESKPSDLIPELQGRFPIRVELNALTKDDFVKILKDPQNSLLKQYIALLKADGIKLIFTQEAVDKIAEIAFDVNQGTDNIGARRLSTILEKLLEDVLYEGPDMEMGEITITEAYVEEKLGDIIMNKDLTKFIL, encoded by the coding sequence ATGGCTATAAAGACCCCAAAAGAAATAGTTAAAATCTTAAATGAATATATTATTGGCCAAGATGAAGCAAAAAAATCTGTAGCGATTGCTTTGTATAATCGCTATCGTAGAATGCAATTGCCAAAACAAATGCAACGTGAAATCACACCTAAGAACTTACTTATGGCTGGTCCTACCGGTGTAGGTAAAACTGAAATTGCTCGCCGCTTAGCTACAATTGTTGAAGCTCCATTTGTTAAGGTTGAAGCAACTAAATTTACTGAAGTTGGTTATGTTGGTCGTGACGTTGAATCAATGGTGCGTGACTTAGTTGGCGAAGCCGTTAGGATGGAAGAAAAAGACCAATTTGCACGTGTAAAACCTCAAGCTACTAAAGAGGCTAATAAAGAATTAGTTCGTTTGCTTGCACCTGGCGAAAAGCGTGAAAAACGTGAGAATCAAGTACAACAGATGCAAGATATGATGTCCATGTTAATGGGTGGAATGAATAACCAAACTAATAATAACCAAGAGGAAATTAGTGAAGAAGTTCGTAACCAAAGAATGGACGTAGCTGAAAAATTAAATAAGGATCTTCTTGAAGACCGTGAGGTTACTATTGAAGTTGAGCAAGCTCCCAAAGCTAATCCAATGAGCGATATGATGGGACAAATGGGCATGGACATGGGCTCAATGCTTAATGACATTATGCCTAAAAAGAAGGTTAAGCGTACTTTACCAGTTAGAGAAGCACGTGAAGTTTTAATTCAAGAAGAATCACGTAAATTAGTTGACTATGATACTATTTACCAACGTGCAATTGAACGAAGCCAAAATAATGGTATTATATTTATCGACGAAATTGATAAGATTATTGCTGGTAATAAGCGTAATTCTGGTGAAGTTTCTCGTGAAGGTGTACAAAGAGATATTTTGCCAATCGTTGAAGGTTCAACAGTTAATACAAAATATGGTCCTGTTTCAACCGATCATATTTTATTCATTGCAGCTGGTGCATTTGCTGAAAGTAAACCAAGTGATTTAATTCCTGAACTTCAAGGTCGTTTTCCAATTAGAGTAGAACTTAACGCTTTAACTAAAGATGATTTTGTTAAGATCTTGAAGGACCCACAAAACTCACTTTTAAAGCAATATATTGCACTGCTTAAAGCTGACGGAATTAAATTGATTTTTACTCAAGAAGCAGTTGATAAAATTGCAGAAATTGCCTTCGATGTTAACCAAGGAACTGATAATATCGGTGCAAGACGCCTTTCTACTATTTTAGAAAAGTTGCTTGAAGATGTTCTTTACGAAGGGCCAGATATGGAAATGGGTGAAATTACTATTACTGAAGCTTATGTTGAAGAAAAGCTTGGTGATATCATCATGAATAAGGATTTAACTAAGTTTATTCTTTAG
- the hslV gene encoding HslVU peptidase proteolytic subunit, translated as MTTICSVRFNGKTAIAGDGQVTLGEKVIAKATARKIRRIYHDRVVIGFAGGVADAVSLQDMLEGKLESYSGDLRRAAVEMAQAWRKDPTLQKLNAMLIAFDDKDLLLISGNGEVLEPDENVVAIGSGGNFAQAAAIAMTRHAKEMKADEIAHEAVKIASGIDVFTDDHIVTDEI; from the coding sequence ATGACAACAATTTGTTCAGTAAGATTTAATGGAAAAACAGCTATTGCTGGAGATGGTCAAGTTACTTTAGGTGAAAAAGTAATTGCTAAGGCAACTGCAAGAAAAATTCGTCGTATTTACCATGATCGTGTAGTTATCGGCTTTGCCGGTGGTGTTGCGGATGCTGTAAGTTTACAAGATATGCTTGAAGGAAAGCTTGAAAGTTATAGTGGTGATTTACGCCGTGCTGCTGTTGAAATGGCACAAGCATGGCGTAAAGATCCAACTTTGCAAAAATTAAACGCAATGCTGATCGCTTTTGATGATAAAGATCTTCTTTTGATTTCAGGAAATGGTGAGGTTCTTGAACCTGATGAAAATGTTGTAGCGATTGGTTCAGGTGGTAATTTCGCTCAAGCTGCAGCCATTGCAATGACACGTCATGCTAAAGAAATGAAAGCCGATGAGATCGCACATGAAGCAGTTAAGATTGCGTCAGGTATTGACGTGTTTACTGATGATCATATTGTTACTGATGAAATTTAG
- the xerA gene encoding site-specific tyrosine recombinase/integron integrase, translating into MIKENDELTLFISYLQNERHYSSKTIASYKTDLLEVEKFLKENGGYNGWKNITERDIQLYLQHLSDRKLARSSQLRQMSSLHSFYRFLTRRKIVQVDPTQQITLRRGEKKLPEFFYEPEIKQVFDSLSGDKPLTVRNLALFQLFYATGMRVSEVSSLTLNQIDLTMQTILVHGKGKKDRYVAFDDKTKRSLTKYLEIARPKLLKNEDEPHVFLSNLGKPISNRGIQYVMQKTFNQAGISGKVHPHELRHTFATAMINNGADLRSVQELLGHSSLSATQIYTHVTMAHLKSDYEKYFPRNKES; encoded by the coding sequence ATGATAAAAGAAAATGATGAACTAACCCTTTTTATTTCTTATTTGCAAAATGAACGACATTATAGTTCTAAAACGATTGCTTCTTATAAAACAGATTTATTAGAAGTGGAAAAATTTTTAAAAGAAAATGGCGGCTATAATGGCTGGAAGAATATAACAGAACGAGATATTCAACTTTATTTGCAGCATTTGTCTGATAGAAAGTTAGCTAGAAGTAGTCAATTACGACAAATGTCTAGTTTGCATTCTTTTTATCGTTTTTTGACTAGAAGAAAAATTGTACAGGTTGATCCAACACAACAGATTACTTTAAGGCGAGGAGAAAAAAAGCTTCCGGAATTTTTCTATGAACCAGAAATTAAACAAGTTTTTGATTCGTTAAGCGGAGATAAACCGTTGACTGTGCGCAATTTGGCCTTGTTTCAACTATTTTATGCAACAGGGATGCGAGTTAGTGAAGTTAGTAGTTTAACCTTAAACCAAATTGATTTAACGATGCAGACTATTTTGGTACATGGAAAGGGTAAAAAAGATCGCTATGTTGCCTTTGACGATAAGACGAAAAGATCTTTGACTAAGTATCTTGAAATTGCTCGTCCTAAGTTATTAAAGAACGAAGATGAACCTCATGTATTTTTAAGTAATTTGGGTAAGCCGATAAGTAATCGTGGAATCCAATATGTAATGCAAAAAACTTTTAATCAGGCAGGAATAAGTGGTAAAGTACATCCACATGAGCTACGTCACACTTTTGCGACAGCTATGATTAATAATGGAGCTGATTTACGTAGTGTGCAGGAATTATTAGGCCATAGTAGTCTATCTGCTACACAAATATATACGCATGTGACAATGGCTCATTTGAAATCAGATTATGAAAAATATTTTCCTCGTAATAAAGAAAGTTGA